The sequence GCCGAGATCGACGAGTTCGCCCACGCGATGACCGTCTCGGTCAACGCCCTGCTCGAGCGCGGCGGTGCGAAGACTGCCCTCGTGACCACCGAGGGCTTTCGCGATGTCCTCGAGATCGGCCGGCAGGACCGGCCTGATCTGTACGACCTCGAAGCCGAGAAGCCCGAGCCGCTGGTGCCCCGAGAGCGGCGCTTTGAGGTGAGCGAGCGGACGACGACCGACGGCGTCGAGGAACCCGTCGATCCCGACGAGGTCCGGGATCTCGCGGCGACGCTGCGCGACCGGGACGTCGAAGCCGTCGCGATCTCGCTGCTGCACGCCTACGCCGACCCCGAAAACGAGGAGCGCGTCGCCGAGACGCTGCGCGAGGAACTCGACGTTCCCGTCTCCGCCTCCCACGAGGTGCTCGCGGAGTTCCGCGAGTTCGAGCGCACGTCGACGACGGCCGTCGACGCCTACGTGCGGCCCGCGATCGACCGCTACGTGGGTCGACTGGTCGAGGAGTCCGAGGACGCCGGCGTGCCGGCGCCGCGGATCATGCAGGCCAACGGCGGCATCGCCGACCCCGAGACGGTTCGGGACCACGCCGTGACGACGACGTTGTCGGGTCCGGCCGCTGGCGTCGTCGGCGCCGCGGCGACCGTCGACGACGAGGACGTCGAGGGGCTCGTCACCTTCGATATGGGCGGCACCTCGAGCGACGTGAGCCTCGTCCGGGACGGCCGCGCGGAGCGGACGACCGACGCCGAGATCGACGGCCTCCCGATCCGGACACCGATGGTCGACGTCAATACCGTCGGCGCGGGCGGGGGGTCGATCGCCTGGGTCGACGCCGGCGGCGCGCTCAGAGTGGGTCCCCGCTCCTCGGGCGCCGACCCCGGTCCCGCCTGTTACGGCAAGGGCGGCACCGAACCCACCGTGACCGACGCCAACGTCGTGCTGGGCTACATCGGTCCCGAAACCGCGCTGGGCGGCGAGATGACCCTCGACGTCGAGGCGGCCCGCGAGGCCCTCGAGCGACTGGCCGACGAGGCCGGCCTCGAGAGCGCGCTCGAGGCGGCCCGCGGCGTCTACCGCGTGGCGAACGCGACGATGACCCGGACGATCCGCTCGGTGACCGTCGAGCGCGGTCACGATCCTCGCGAGTTCGCGCTGGTCGCGTTCGGCGGCGCTGGCCCGATGCACGCCGCGGCGCTGGCCGACTCGCTCGAGGTCGACCGCGTCGTCGTCCCGCGACCGGGCGGGGTCCTCTCGGCGTTCGGCCTGCTGGCGGCCGACGAGAGCTACGACGCCGTGCGGACGGTCGGCGTAGACTTGAACGCGGCCGACCCCACGGACCTCGAGGCCGTCTACGACGACCTCGTTGCGGACGTCCTCGCCGACGCCTCCGACCCCGACGCGGCGCAGGTCGAACGCGCGGCCGACTGCCGCTACGCGGGCCAAAGCTTCGAGCTGACCGTCTCCGCCGACGAGGAGTTCGATGTGGAAGCCGTCGCCGAACGGTTCCACGAGGCCCACGAGCGCGCGTACGGCTACGCCTTAGACGAGGCTGTCGAGGTCGTCAACCTCCGCGCGACGGCGACCGTTCCGGGCTCGGAGCCGACCGTCCGCCACGAGGGCCCGGGCGACGCGCTCGTCGGGACGCGGGAGGCCCACTTCCCCGGCGCCGGCACCGAGCCGCGACAGGCGACGGTGTACGATCGAGATCGTCTCGTGGCCGGGTCGACGGTCTCCGGCCCGGCGATCCTCGAGCAGGCCGAGAGCACGACCGTCGTCCCGCCGACCTGGACGGGCGAGATCCTCGCGGACGGCACCCTCGTCATGACGCGAGGGGGTGATTCCCAATGACGCCAGATCCGAACGAAACCGCGGACACAACGACCGAAGCGGACGAATCGAATGTAACGGGCACCGACGACATCGATCCGGTGACCCTCGAGGTGCTGCGCAACCAACTCGAGAGCGTCGCCGAGGAGATGGGCCAGACGCTGATCCGCGGCGCCTACTCGCCGAACATCAAGGAGCGCCGGGACTGCTCGACTGCCCTGTTCGACGCCGAGGGCCGGATGATCGCGCAGGCCGAGCACATTCCCGTCCACCTGGGCGCGATGCCCGCGGCCGTCGACGCCGTCCTCGAGTACGATCCCCAACCCGGCGACGTGTTCATCCTGAACGACCCGTTCCGCGGTGGCACGCACCTCCCGGACGTGACGATGGTGTCGCCGATCGCGCCCGGCGCGGACGTCGAGGCCGACGGAGATGACGCGGACGGCGACGAGAGCGATATCGTCGGCTACGCGGTTTCGCGGGCCCACCACGCCGACGTCGGTGGGATGACCCCCGGCAGCATGCCCGCCGGCGCCCAGGAGATATACCAGGAGGGGCTTCGCCTGCCGCCGACGCGGATCGTCGAGGACGGCGAGCCCCGGGAAGAAGTCCGCTCGCTCGTGCTCGCGAACGTCCGCAACCCCGGCGAGCGCCGCGCCGACCTCCGGGCTCAGCAGGCGGCCAACGAACGCGCCGAGGAACGCCTCGCCGCGCTGTTCGACGAACACGGCCGCGAGACGGTCCTCGAGGGCTTCGACGCCGTCATCGATTACTCTCGCGAGCGGATCGAAGACGAGATTCGGAAGCTTCCCGACGGCACCTACGAGGCGACCGACGTCCTCGAGGGCGACGGCGTCACCGACGAGGACGTCGAGATCACGGTCGCGGTGACGATCGACGGCGAGACGATCGACGTCGACTTCGCGGGCACCGACGGCCAACTCGACGGGAACCTGAACGCGCCGCTGGCCGTCGCGAAGAGCGCGGTCTACTTCGTCGTGCGCTGTATCACCGATCCCGAGATCCCGCCGAACCACGGCTGTTACAAGCCCGTCGACGTCCGCGCGCCCGCGGGAACGCTACTGAACCCCGAGTCGCCCGCCGCCGTCGTCGGCGGCAACGTCGAGACCAGCCAGCGGGTGACCGACGTGGTCTTCACCGCGTTCGCCGAGGCGGCGCCCGACCGCGTGCCGGCACAGGGACAGGGAACGATGAACAACCTGACTATCGGGGCCCGCGACGGCTCCTTTACCTACTACGAGACAATCGGTGGCGGCTTCGGCGCGCGAGCGGACCGCGACGGGATGGACGGCGTTCAGGTCGGCATGACGAACACGCTAAACACGCCGGTCGAGTCCCTCGAGACCGAGTACCCGCTCCGGGTCGAGCGCTACGCGCTCCGGCCCGACAGCGGCGGCCGCGGCCGCCAGCGCGGCGGTCTGGGCCTCGAGCGCACCGTCACCGTCGAGCAGCCGGCGACGGTGTCGCTGCTGACCGAGCGCCGACGCCACGCGCCCGAGGGCGTCGCCGGCGGCGAGAGCGGCGCGACCGGCGAGAACCTGATCGACGGCGAGGAAGTCGCCGCGAAGACGACTGTCGACGTGGCGGCGGGAACGACCGTGACCGTCCGCACGCCCGGCGGCGGCGGCCACGGCGACCCCGACGAGCGCGACGCGGACGCGCTCGAGGCCGATCGCGCGGCCGGAAAGACGACCGACTCGGACGGCGAGGGGGACGAGGAGTGAGTGGCCGATGGCCGACTCCGACGCTCCCAGCGCTGACGCGGGCACTATAGCTGACGCGTCCGGTACGGACGATACCGCCGACGTGCGCGGCCGACTGGGACTGATCGTCCCCTCCTCGAACACGACGGCCGAACCGGAGTTCCGCCGTACGCTCCCCGCCGACGTCACCGTCCACGGCGCGCGCATGGCACTCGAGTCGGTAACCGTCAGCGAACTCGACGCGATGAGCGACGACGCGGCGCGGGCGGCCGAACTGCTCGGCCACGCCGACGTCGACGCCGTCGCCTACGCCTGTACGACCGGCAGCCTGCTCCACGGACCGGGGTTCGACGCCGAACTCGAGGATCGCCTCTCGGAAGCGGCCGGCATCCCCGCGGTCGCGACCGCTCGGTCGGTCGTCCGCGCCCTCGAGGCCCTCGACGCCGAGCGGATCGCGGTCGTCACGCCCTACACCGCCGACCTCGACGCGAAGGAGCGGGAGTTCCTCGCGGCCGCGGGGTTCGAAGTCGCCTCGATCGACGGCCGCGGCCTCGAGGCGAACACGGAGATCGGTACGTTGACCCCCGACGACGCAGTCCGGCAGGTCCTCGAGTGCGTCGACGGCGATGGTGACGACGACGCGCTCGACGCCGTCTTCGTCTCTTGTACGAACTACCGCTCGCTCGCGGCCGTCGGCTCCCTCGAGTCGAAACTGGGGGTGCCGGTAGTCACGAGCAACGGCGCGACCCTGTGGGACGTCTGCGGCGTCGCGGGGCTCGAGGTCGATCTCGACGGACTGGGGACGCTACTCGAGTGCGAGCGGCCGTAATCGTCGGCACCGACGTTTCCGTTCCCCGATGACGATGTGTTTTTGACACCGCTGTTCCACCCATCAGTATGGAACTCGAACCAGTGACGGGCCTGCCAGAGGTCCGTCCCGGCGACGACATCGCCGAACTCGTCGCGGAGCGGGTCGACTTAGAGCCCGGTGACGTGCTCACCGTTGCGAGCACGATCGTCTCGAAGGCCGAGGGGCGGACGGCGGACTTCGAGGATTACCCCGTCAGCGGCCGCGCACAGGAGATCGCCGACCGGATCGAGGAGATCGCCGGCGAGGAGAAGGACCCGCGGTTCGCGCAGGCCGTCTTGGACGAGAGCGCGGAGCTGTTGATCGACGTCCCGTTCCTGCTGGCCGAGACGCGATTCGGCCACATCTGTCCGAACGCGGGGATCGATCGGTCGAACGTTCCGGACCACGACATCCTTCTGCTACCCAGAAAGCCGAGCGAGAGCGCCGAGCGCATCCGTTCGGGACTCGAGGAACGGGG comes from Haloterrigena salifodinae and encodes:
- a CDS encoding hydantoinase/oxoprolinase family protein — translated: MTDSNPSDPTRNASITDHTPRTDGGASPSRDGTDTRIGVDVGGTFTDVALSVDDDLVTAKVPSTDPQHIGVLEGLRKACDDAGIDPAEIDEFAHAMTVSVNALLERGGAKTALVTTEGFRDVLEIGRQDRPDLYDLEAEKPEPLVPRERRFEVSERTTTDGVEEPVDPDEVRDLAATLRDRDVEAVAISLLHAYADPENEERVAETLREELDVPVSASHEVLAEFREFERTSTTAVDAYVRPAIDRYVGRLVEESEDAGVPAPRIMQANGGIADPETVRDHAVTTTLSGPAAGVVGAAATVDDEDVEGLVTFDMGGTSSDVSLVRDGRAERTTDAEIDGLPIRTPMVDVNTVGAGGGSIAWVDAGGALRVGPRSSGADPGPACYGKGGTEPTVTDANVVLGYIGPETALGGEMTLDVEAAREALERLADEAGLESALEAARGVYRVANATMTRTIRSVTVERGHDPREFALVAFGGAGPMHAAALADSLEVDRVVVPRPGGVLSAFGLLAADESYDAVRTVGVDLNAADPTDLEAVYDDLVADVLADASDPDAAQVERAADCRYAGQSFELTVSADEEFDVEAVAERFHEAHERAYGYALDEAVEVVNLRATATVPGSEPTVRHEGPGDALVGTREAHFPGAGTEPRQATVYDRDRLVAGSTVSGPAILEQAESTTVVPPTWTGEILADGTLVMTRGGDSQ
- a CDS encoding hydantoinase B/oxoprolinase family protein, with translation MTPDPNETADTTTEADESNVTGTDDIDPVTLEVLRNQLESVAEEMGQTLIRGAYSPNIKERRDCSTALFDAEGRMIAQAEHIPVHLGAMPAAVDAVLEYDPQPGDVFILNDPFRGGTHLPDVTMVSPIAPGADVEADGDDADGDESDIVGYAVSRAHHADVGGMTPGSMPAGAQEIYQEGLRLPPTRIVEDGEPREEVRSLVLANVRNPGERRADLRAQQAANERAEERLAALFDEHGRETVLEGFDAVIDYSRERIEDEIRKLPDGTYEATDVLEGDGVTDEDVEITVAVTIDGETIDVDFAGTDGQLDGNLNAPLAVAKSAVYFVVRCITDPEIPPNHGCYKPVDVRAPAGTLLNPESPAAVVGGNVETSQRVTDVVFTAFAEAAPDRVPAQGQGTMNNLTIGARDGSFTYYETIGGGFGARADRDGMDGVQVGMTNTLNTPVESLETEYPLRVERYALRPDSGGRGRQRGGLGLERTVTVEQPATVSLLTERRRHAPEGVAGGESGATGENLIDGEEVAAKTTVDVAAGTTVTVRTPGGGGHGDPDERDADALEADRAAGKTTDSDGEGDEE
- a CDS encoding maleate cis-trans isomerase family protein — protein: MADSDAPSADAGTIADASGTDDTADVRGRLGLIVPSSNTTAEPEFRRTLPADVTVHGARMALESVTVSELDAMSDDAARAAELLGHADVDAVAYACTTGSLLHGPGFDAELEDRLSEAAGIPAVATARSVVRALEALDAERIAVVTPYTADLDAKEREFLAAAGFEVASIDGRGLEANTEIGTLTPDDAVRQVLECVDGDGDDDALDAVFVSCTNYRSLAAVGSLESKLGVPVVTSNGATLWDVCGVAGLEVDLDGLGTLLECERP
- a CDS encoding coenzyme F420-0:L-glutamate ligase; the encoded protein is MELEPVTGLPEVRPGDDIAELVAERVDLEPGDVLTVASTIVSKAEGRTADFEDYPVSGRAQEIADRIEEIAGEEKDPRFAQAVLDESAELLIDVPFLLAETRFGHICPNAGIDRSNVPDHDILLLPRKPSESAERIRSGLEERGYEDVPVIVTDTCGRPFRHGQTGVAIGWAGMPASRDWRGEEDRDGHELGVTVQSVVDELAAAANLVTGEGAGGVPAVAVHDWEFGDHGGSDELFRGVEGDLVREALRDWEFDG